The Niabella beijingensis genomic interval TTCCCTTTTAAAAGCAATCAGAAGCTGAGTGCTGCGATCGGGCTGGGCGTGGGTTCCGATCACATGTCGCTGGATAAGGATGTGAACCTGGTGAATGTAAAATCAACCGGTACGCGGCTGCCGTTCAATGATACCACGCGCCTGGATGCGAAAAAAACAAAGCTGGGAACCACGTACCTTGAAGTACCCCTCGAACTGCGGTTTGTTTCAGATCCCGAGCACAGCGACAAAAGTTTTAAAATAGCATTGGGTGTGAAAGCCGGTACCATGATAAAGGCCGCAACCCGTACCCGTGTGGTACAATCCGGCGGCGACTACCTGCTGAAAGAATCCAGCAAAAGATATTTCAATACCACCCGTATCGTGGGTACGGCACGTATCGGTGTCGGCCACTTTACATTGTTCGGTACCTATCAGTTCACCAAACTGCTGAAAGATGGCGCCGGACCGGAAATAAAACCGTATACCATTGGTCTTAGCTTTGGCGGCCTCTGATGGTTTTCAGAACTCTTTTTTAAGCGGATCCGGAAGATCCGCTTTTTTATTGTCCAAAGCTTGTATCTTCCCTGGTAAAACAGCAACGGTTAACTTGCCCGGAACAAGGTTGCTGCAATCATCAAAACGGTTATGAAAAGATTAGTAAGCGCTTCACTGCAAAACGGAATCATCAGTTTATTTTTTATCACTGTATTGCTGCCCGTAACAGCAGATGCCTATGTAAAAAGAGATCTGCTGCAAAAAAACCGGGATGTAACGCTGGTGAAAAATGTGCTGGTTCCCGCAGAACAATGGGTGCCTTATCCGGCATATCAGGACCGGTCGGGATGGGACCGGTTCCTGGGAAATTATAAAAAAGAGTTTATCGGCAACGGGGATGCAATGCTGAACTACCAGTGGAAGGTAGTAAAGGCCACCGATTATCTTGAGTATTCCCGCAGCGGCTCCCGCGTGATCATGGAGGGGCCGTTTAATGAAAACATTACCGCCATTGTACGTCTTTTTATGGCGGAGCTGGCTGAAGGAAAAGGACGCTACCTGGATCAGCTGGCCAATGGTGTTTTTTCTACCTGCGAAATGACCTCCTGGGCACTTTCCGCACACCTCAGCCTGCAAACCAGCAAGCAGTTGTTCCCGGATCACCGCGAGCAGGTGATCGACCTGATGGCCGGGGACCTTGGTTCCCTGTTCTCCTGGATCTACTATTATTTTCATAACGAATTCCGGAAACTGAACCCGCTGCTGGAGATGCGTCTGAAACAGGAACTGGAAAACCGTATCCTGACACCCTATATGACTACCGACCACCTCTGGTGGATGGCACTGCGTTACAAACCGGGCGACCTGGTGAATAACTGGAACCCCTGGTGCAATTTCAACGTGTTGCAAACATTTGCTTTAATCGAAAAAGATCCGGAAAAACTGGCGCAGGCAGTGTACCGGACAATGACCTCTGTTGACCAGTTCATCAACTATACCAATGAGGACGGTGCCTGCGAGGAGGGCCCTTCCTACTGGGGACATGCCGCGGGAAAGCTGTATGATTACCTCCAGCTGCTGTATGATATGACGGGAGGTAAGATCTCCCTGTTCAACGAACCGGTCATTAAGAATATGGGGGAATATATTTCACGGGCCTATGTCGGAAACGGGTGGGTGGTGAATTTTGCGGATGCTTCAGCACGACTGAGCCCGGATGCCCGGCTGATCTACCGGTATGGTAAAGCGGTGGGCAGCGGTGAAATGATGGAGTTGGCAGCACTGCTGCAAAGCAACGAAAAGGAGCCGCATGTGCCATGGGAAGGGCGGGATATTTACCGGCTGTTTCAATCGCTGCGTATGGATAAAGAAATCGCCGGAAGTAAACCGTTACAAAGTGCACCGGCGTATACCTGGTATCCGCAGACAGAGGTCTGTTTTATGCGGGATAATAAAGTATTCTTTGCGGCCAAGGGCGGACATAACAATGAAAGTCATAACCACAATGACATCGGCTCATTTAATTTATACTTCGGTAACACACCGGTTATGATCGATGCCGGAGTAGGTACTTATACCCGTAAAACATTCGGCCCGGAGCGGTATTCGATTTGGACCATGCAAAGCGCCTATCACAATGTTCCGGAAATAAACGGGCACAACCAGCGGAACGGTGCAAAATACAAAGCAACTGAAGCCCGGTTCGATCCGGGAACAAAGACCTTTTCGCTAAACCTCGCCAATGCCTATCCTGCTGATGCGGGAGTGCAATCCTGGAAACGGACCTACCGGCTGAATAAAGGATCACTGGATATAGAAGACCGGTTCCGGCTCAGCAAACCGGGACAGAAGAACCGCATTCATTTTCTTTGTTACGGTACTGTTACATCAGGGGATAATGGAAAGCTGATGATCCGGCAGGGGAATATCCGGTCGCTGCTGCGCTATGACGACCGTATTTTTGATGTGACGGTGGATACCGTGAAACTGGATGATACCCGCCTTTCGAATGTATGGGGTCCCGAAATTTACAGGATCACCCTCATCGAAAAAAAACCGGCAGCTTCCGGGCAGTACCGCTACTCGATCAGAAGGATGGAAGATTAAAAAACAGCGAAGAAAATAACAGTGTCAGCAATAAAGTTCCTAAAGACCATGCTCTTCAAAATAGAGCAGCACATGGTCTTTTAAGAAGTTTTCCTGTTCGATGGGGTTCATCACCGGCATTTGTTTGAGCTGTTTAAAATGCGGCCAGCCATCCTTATCACGGCCTTCATAGGCATAATACCCGCTGGGTGTCAGCAGACTGCAAACAGCTACATGCATCAGTTCCTGTTTCTGCTCTTTGGAGAACTTGGGTTTTATCTCCCCAAATTCCTGAATGCCAATTAGAAACAGGAGCGTTTCCATATCCGGCTTTTTCCCGAACCGCTCTACCAGTTTTGCTTCCAGGGTCCACCACCGGACCTGCAGATCATCACTCATTGCCATGCCGCAAATTTACGCCGTTATTAAATAGCAGGCGGCCTTTTTACGCTGCGCGGCAACCCTTATCTTTGCAACCCCAAAAGGACCGGCAAACAAACAGGGCCGGGTGATAAAAAACAAAAACAACATGAAAGCGTATAATCTTTTAATAAAGTATCGGTTACCCATCAGCATCATTCTTATTCTTGCAGGTGCGTATGTCAATTATGCTGGGAGTTTCTGGCCGGCGTTTCCCCTCTACCTGGTAGGTGTCATCCTGCTTTTCAGCCATTTTTTCTTCGGACCGCTCCGCCTGATCCAGGAATATATGGAGAGCGGTGACCTGGACGGAGCCGAAAAAGTGCTGAACTCGATCCGGTTCCCCAACCTGCTGTATAAGCCTATCCGCTCTGTATATTATACGTTAAAAGGTAATATTGCAATGAGCAAGCAGGATTTTGACGGAGCAGAGACCATGATGAAAAAAGGGCTTGACCTTGGTATGCCGATGAAAGAAGCAGAAGGCGCCAGCCTGTTGCAAATGGGGATGCTGGCCATGCAAAAGGGAAATACCCGGCAGGGGGAAAGCTATATCCGCCAGGCGATCCGCAAAGGCCTGCCCGATAAAGAGAATGAGGCTGCGGCATATCTGCAGATGTGCAGTATCATGATGAATAAAAGGGAATTCCGGGCTGCCAAGGACTTTTTCCGCAAGGCAAAGGCCTGTAAACCTACAACCCCGCAGATCGTCAGCCAGATCAAGGAAATCGAAAAATACATTTCCCGGATGCCGGGATAGTCATACTTAGAATCGGGAATTCAGATTTGAGATTCGGCAGGCAGCCATTAGCTTTTAGTTACCAGCTATCGGCCATCGGTTTGGTTTTCCGCTGATGTCAGACAGGTTAAAGGTCAACTGGCGCTTCCCCGTTCAATTGAAAATTCTCAATTCTGCATTCTCAAATCACTTCGGCGGTTCTTTCAGATTGATCTCCGGCTCCAGTGTCCAGTTGGCTTTAAAAGTAAGTTTCCGGTCCAGCGGAACGATGATCTCCGGCTGGATGTGTTTTATAAAATCCCCCGGATCCCATTTCCCGTTATTGTTCCGGTCAAAAAGTACCTGCAGGTCGTAATCCCCCGGGTTATAAAGGTCGATGTTTAGGATATTGGACCGCAACGGAAATGCATTTTTTAACGTGCCCCCCTGGGAGATCAGCAATACCGGATGCACAGTGGTATCGAGCTTATTAAAGGTCAGCCGGGCCTGTCCGTATTCTTTACGCTCCCGGGTAGTGAACCGGATGGTATCCGGCTTCAGCAGGCCCCGGTCCAGGCTGTCTGTAGCAAAATCTTTAGGCAGGACGAGGTTGTACCTGGTTCCTTCCTGCCACTGCATATTCATGGTAATGATCTTCCGGGTGCTGTCCAGTGTAAAGGTATGACCCGTAACCGGGGTCATGGTGCTGTCCGTGGTGAGGAGCATCTTTTCCGGGTTATAGGTTTTCAGCGCTGACGGAAAGGTGATCACCAGCGGCTCCAGCAGATCCTGCTGCTGCCCCTGTAAATTGATCTGGAATTTTAGCCTTTTTTCTTTTTTGTCCAGCTCGGGTTCTTCAGCGGACCCTGCTGCTTTTTGTTCCTCTTCCGCATAGGCATAAAGGCGAACCGGGGGAGGGGGCGTGGCACTAACCACGACCGGCGAGTCGGCAAATGCAAATCCCTGGGTCTTGCTGGTATACAGGTAGGAGCCTCCTTCATCCTTCAGGGCATAGATACGGTAAGTTCCGGGCCGCAGGTACCGGAAAAGGAAATCCCCGGTGCTGTCCACTTTGGCAATATATTCCGGGCGCTGTTTAAACACAGCACTGTCTTCGAGGTTGGAATGCAGCATCACGGTCAAAGTCGAATCCGCTTTTATGGTTTTTGCCATCTTCACATTGCCGCTGAGCTGGAGTGAGTCAAAATAATCACCGGTGGTCACCACGTACAGCATATCCTTGGCCTTATTGCCTTCTGTAATGTCCTTGATCACATTGGTGAAATTGAGCACATAGGTCGTATTCGGTTGCAGGCTGTCCTTAAGGCGCACCGTCACCGTTTTCAGTTTACGGTCGACCTGGGGAACCGATTTTGGCAAGGGCGATATCACCAGGTTTTGATATACATCATTCAGGTCCACATATTCATCAAAATAAAACGTGATCTTTTCCTGGTCGAAATGTTTGGTCCTGTCTGCCGGGGTCACCCGTACGATCTGCGGCGGAAGCGAATCCCGCGGCCCCCCCGTCGGAGGGACGATATTGGCACACCCTCCTCCTGATAAGACAAGCAGGATGACGGTTACTGCAGCGAAAAAAACACCGAGAAGACTCTTTGTTTGCATATGAATTGCAAACATAATCGCTTTTGCGGAAAATGAAACTTCCTCCCTGCTTACTGATTGTTAATATGTGGAAATTTAAGGCGCTTTGCCGGCCCGGTGAACCGGATTGCTAACAGTTGTTCGATATGGTGTGTTTTTTGTATATTGGGGAAAAACGGAACGATATGGCAAAGAAAATTCTGTTTCTGACGGGTGATTTTGCAGAAGATTATGAAACAATGGTACCTTTTCAGATGCTGACCATGGTGGGGCATGAAGTGCATGCCGTTTGCCCCGGGAAAAAGAAGGGTGAAAAAGTGATCACGGCCATTCATGATTTTGATGGATTCCAGACCTACAGTGAAAAACCGGGGCACTTCTTTGAGCTCAATTATAGTTTTGATGAGGTGAACGCATCCGGTTATGATGCTTTCTGCCTTGCAGGCGGACGGGCACCGGAATACCTGCGGCTGGATCCGAAGGTAATTGAGCTGACCCGTCATTTTATGGAGGCGGGCAAACCGGTGGCTGCCATTTGTCATGCTATCCAGATACTGGCTGCAGCCAATGTATTAAAAGGAAGAAAACTGACCGCCTATCCGGCAGTAGGACCCGAGGTAACACTGGCCGGCGGGGAATATATCGGAGTGGCCGTTACGGAAGCGGTTACAGATGGCAACCTGGTTACAGCGCCTGCCTGGCCGGCACATCCGGCCTGGATCCGGGCATTCCTGGAGCTCCTGGGTACCCGGATCGAATGCGGATAAAAACAGTGTTTATTGCAGCGCGCCGGGGCTGCCGGGGCATTTTTTCTTTTTTCCGGTGTATCTTTGCGGGATGCAGTTTTCATCCGGTTTATTGGAATCAGCGGTCAATGAGTTTGCGAAACTTCCGGGCATTGGTAAAAAAACAGCGCTGCGGCTGGTGCTGCATTTGCTGCGGCAGGAGCCCGGTGAAGTAAGCCGGTTCAGCGAAACGATCGACCGCATGCGAAAGGACATCTGCTTTTGCAAACGGTGTTTTAATGTGGCGGACGGTGATTTCTGCTCCGTTTGTTCCAATTCGCACCGGCAGCAGCATACGATCTGTGTGGTGGAAACCATCCGGGATGTGATCGCCATTGAAAGCACCCAGCAATACAATGGTACCTATCATGTACTGGGCGGAGTGATCTCCCCGCTGGATGGCGTGGGGCCGGATCAGCTGAACATCGGTTCCCTGCTGCACCGGGTAGAACATGAAAAAACGGAAGAACTCATCTTTGCACTGAACCCCACCATCCAGGGCGATACCACCATCTATTATATTCAGAAAAAACTCCAGGATCAGTCTGTGCGCATCACCACCATTGCCCGGGGGATCGCCTTTGGCGGCGAACTGGAATATGCAGACGAACTGACCCTGGGCCGTAGTCTGCAAAACCGGCTTCCCGTTGAAAAGTATATGAGCCGGTAATTGGTGGGGGCGGGATTTAATGTTAAGGGTTTAAGGCCCGCTCCGGAATATAACTGACGACTAAAGGCTTAAAACTTCTGTCTGATAGCCCGATTCTCAACACTGATAGCGGA includes:
- a CDS encoding Ig-like domain-containing domain → MFAIHMQTKSLLGVFFAAVTVILLVLSGGGCANIVPPTGGPRDSLPPQIVRVTPADRTKHFDQEKITFYFDEYVDLNDVYQNLVISPLPKSVPQVDRKLKTVTVRLKDSLQPNTTYVLNFTNVIKDITEGNKAKDMLYVVTTGDYFDSLQLSGNVKMAKTIKADSTLTVMLHSNLEDSAVFKQRPEYIAKVDSTGDFLFRYLRPGTYRIYALKDEGGSYLYTSKTQGFAFADSPVVVSATPPPPVRLYAYAEEEQKAAGSAEEPELDKKEKRLKFQINLQGQQQDLLEPLVITFPSALKTYNPEKMLLTTDSTMTPVTGHTFTLDSTRKIITMNMQWQEGTRYNLVLPKDFATDSLDRGLLKPDTIRFTTRERKEYGQARLTFNKLDTTVHPVLLISQGGTLKNAFPLRSNILNIDLYNPGDYDLQVLFDRNNNGKWDPGDFIKHIQPEIIVPLDRKLTFKANWTLEPEINLKEPPK
- a CDS encoding heparinase II/III family protein, whose amino-acid sequence is MKRLVSASLQNGIISLFFITVLLPVTADAYVKRDLLQKNRDVTLVKNVLVPAEQWVPYPAYQDRSGWDRFLGNYKKEFIGNGDAMLNYQWKVVKATDYLEYSRSGSRVIMEGPFNENITAIVRLFMAELAEGKGRYLDQLANGVFSTCEMTSWALSAHLSLQTSKQLFPDHREQVIDLMAGDLGSLFSWIYYYFHNEFRKLNPLLEMRLKQELENRILTPYMTTDHLWWMALRYKPGDLVNNWNPWCNFNVLQTFALIEKDPEKLAQAVYRTMTSVDQFINYTNEDGACEEGPSYWGHAAGKLYDYLQLLYDMTGGKISLFNEPVIKNMGEYISRAYVGNGWVVNFADASARLSPDARLIYRYGKAVGSGEMMELAALLQSNEKEPHVPWEGRDIYRLFQSLRMDKEIAGSKPLQSAPAYTWYPQTEVCFMRDNKVFFAAKGGHNNESHNHNDIGSFNLYFGNTPVMIDAGVGTYTRKTFGPERYSIWTMQSAYHNVPEINGHNQRNGAKYKATEARFDPGTKTFSLNLANAYPADAGVQSWKRTYRLNKGSLDIEDRFRLSKPGQKNRIHFLCYGTVTSGDNGKLMIRQGNIRSLLRYDDRIFDVTVDTVKLDDTRLSNVWGPEIYRITLIEKKPAASGQYRYSIRRMED
- a CDS encoding DJ-1/PfpI family protein gives rise to the protein MAKKILFLTGDFAEDYETMVPFQMLTMVGHEVHAVCPGKKKGEKVITAIHDFDGFQTYSEKPGHFFELNYSFDEVNASGYDAFCLAGGRAPEYLRLDPKVIELTRHFMEAGKPVAAICHAIQILAAANVLKGRKLTAYPAVGPEVTLAGGEYIGVAVTEAVTDGNLVTAPAWPAHPAWIRAFLELLGTRIECG
- the recR gene encoding recombination mediator RecR, which produces MQFSSGLLESAVNEFAKLPGIGKKTALRLVLHLLRQEPGEVSRFSETIDRMRKDICFCKRCFNVADGDFCSVCSNSHRQQHTICVVETIRDVIAIESTQQYNGTYHVLGGVISPLDGVGPDQLNIGSLLHRVEHEKTEELIFALNPTIQGDTTIYYIQKKLQDQSVRITTIARGIAFGGELEYADELTLGRSLQNRLPVEKYMSR
- a CDS encoding tetratricopeptide repeat protein — translated: MKAYNLLIKYRLPISIILILAGAYVNYAGSFWPAFPLYLVGVILLFSHFFFGPLRLIQEYMESGDLDGAEKVLNSIRFPNLLYKPIRSVYYTLKGNIAMSKQDFDGAETMMKKGLDLGMPMKEAEGASLLQMGMLAMQKGNTRQGESYIRQAIRKGLPDKENEAAAYLQMCSIMMNKREFRAAKDFFRKAKACKPTTPQIVSQIKEIEKYISRMPG
- a CDS encoding outer membrane beta-barrel protein, whose amino-acid sequence is MKKIVLFLAACFLLGGALHAQVDTSASATAAAAAMAATPPKTPKKKYDLTKRANDHFLVQLGYTNWTSLPDSIQTGNFPRSINAYFMLDFPFKSNQKLSAAIGLGVGSDHMSLDKDVNLVNVKSTGTRLPFNDTTRLDAKKTKLGTTYLEVPLELRFVSDPEHSDKSFKIALGVKAGTMIKAATRTRVVQSGGDYLLKESSKRYFNTTRIVGTARIGVGHFTLFGTYQFTKLLKDGAGPEIKPYTIGLSFGGL